In the genome of Gloeotrichia echinulata CP02, one region contains:
- a CDS encoding cytochrome c biogenesis protein CcdA, which produces MLETLQTRIYELEQFANTLVSHQLAHLGVVSIAIIFAAGLLTSLTPCMLSMLPITIGYIGGYEAKGRLQAAAQSTWFALGLATTLAALGIIAAFVGKVYGQVGIGLPIIVSIIAILMGLNLLEALPLQFPSFGDTNWIPQNLPSGVRSYSIGLTFGVVASPCSTPILASLLGWVANTQDLILGAVLLLSYTAGHVTPLILAGTFTASIKKLLELRRWSGWINPVSGVLLVGFGVFSLVSRIPLGSF; this is translated from the coding sequence ATGTTAGAGACCCTGCAAACCCGAATTTACGAACTAGAACAATTTGCTAATACCCTTGTCTCTCATCAATTGGCACATCTGGGCGTGGTGAGTATTGCCATCATTTTTGCAGCTGGTTTGCTTACCAGCCTCACGCCCTGTATGCTGTCTATGCTGCCTATTACCATTGGCTATATCGGTGGTTATGAAGCTAAAGGCCGCCTACAAGCAGCTGCCCAATCAACCTGGTTTGCCTTGGGATTAGCAACTACATTGGCAGCATTAGGTATTATAGCAGCTTTTGTGGGAAAAGTCTATGGACAAGTGGGCATTGGTTTGCCAATTATCGTCAGCATTATCGCCATTCTGATGGGGTTAAACTTACTAGAAGCATTACCCCTGCAATTTCCCTCTTTTGGCGATACAAATTGGATTCCGCAAAATTTACCGTCAGGAGTCCGTTCCTACTCGATAGGGCTGACTTTTGGTGTAGTGGCATCTCCTTGTAGTACACCGATTTTAGCTAGCTTACTGGGTTGGGTTGCTAATACCCAAGATTTAATTTTAGGCGCTGTTTTGCTACTTTCCTACACAGCCGGACATGTAACTCCATTAATTTTGGCAGGAACCTTTACGGCTTCAATTAAGAAGTTATTAGAGTTGCGTCGTTGGTCTGGTTGGATTAACCCAGTTAGCGGTGTGCTATTGGTAGGATTTGGTGTATTTTCCTTAGTTTCTCGAATTCCCCTTGGCAGTTTTTAA
- a CDS encoding UbiD family decarboxylase produces the protein MARDLRGFIKILEERGQLKRISALVDSDLEIAEISNRMLQKGGPGLLFENVKGTSFPVAVNLMGTLERICWAMNMQHPEELETLGKKLSMLQQPKPPKKISQAIDFGKVLFDVLKAKPGRDFFPGCQQVVIQGDDLDLNKLPLIRPYIGDAGKIITLGLVITKDCETGTPNVGVYRLQLQSSKTMTVHWLSVRGGARHLRKAAECGKKLEIAIALGVDPLIIMAAATPIPVDLSEWLFAGLYGGSGVNLAKCKTVDLEVPADSEFVLEGTITPGEVLPDGPFGDHMGYYGGVEDSPLIRFQCMTHRKDPIYLTTFSGRPPKEEAMMAIALNRIYTPILRQQVSEIVDFFLPMEALSYKAAIISIDKAYPGQARRAALAFWSALPQFTYTKFVIVVDKDINIRDPRQVVWAISSKVDPTRDVFILPNTPFDTLDFASEKIGLGGRMGIDATTKIPPETEHEWGAPLESDPDVAAMVDRRWAEYGLADLQLGEVDPNLFGYDVR, from the coding sequence ATGGCAAGAGATTTACGGGGATTTATCAAAATTCTGGAAGAAAGAGGACAATTAAAGCGAATTTCGGCTTTAGTTGACTCAGATTTAGAAATTGCGGAGATTTCTAACCGAATGCTGCAAAAAGGGGGTCCAGGGTTATTATTTGAAAATGTCAAAGGGACATCCTTCCCGGTGGCGGTGAATTTGATGGGGACCCTGGAAAGGATATGCTGGGCAATGAATATGCAGCATCCAGAGGAGTTGGAAACTTTGGGGAAAAAGCTGAGTATGCTCCAGCAACCAAAGCCACCGAAAAAGATTTCCCAGGCGATAGACTTTGGTAAAGTTTTGTTTGATGTCCTCAAGGCCAAGCCAGGACGGGACTTTTTCCCCGGTTGTCAGCAAGTGGTGATTCAGGGGGATGATTTAGATCTAAATAAGTTGCCTTTAATACGTCCTTATATTGGTGATGCTGGCAAGATTATTACCCTAGGATTGGTAATTACTAAGGATTGTGAGACGGGAACGCCAAATGTCGGCGTGTATCGCTTGCAACTGCAATCTTCAAAGACAATGACCGTCCACTGGTTATCAGTGCGGGGTGGGGCGAGACACTTGCGAAAAGCCGCCGAATGTGGGAAAAAATTAGAAATAGCGATCGCCCTCGGTGTTGACCCGCTAATTATTATGGCAGCGGCTACCCCCATCCCTGTAGACTTATCAGAATGGTTATTTGCTGGACTTTACGGCGGTTCTGGCGTGAACTTAGCCAAGTGTAAAACCGTAGATTTGGAAGTTCCCGCAGATTCGGAATTTGTTTTAGAAGGGACAATTACACCAGGGGAAGTATTACCAGATGGACCCTTTGGCGACCACATGGGTTATTACGGTGGCGTCGAAGATTCGCCGTTGATTCGCTTCCAATGCATGACACACCGCAAAGATCCAATTTACTTAACAACATTTAGCGGTCGTCCACCCAAAGAAGAAGCCATGATGGCGATCGCACTCAATCGGATTTACACCCCCATTTTACGGCAACAAGTCTCAGAAATTGTCGATTTCTTCTTACCAATGGAAGCTTTGAGTTACAAAGCCGCGATTATTTCCATTGATAAAGCCTATCCCGGACAAGCGCGACGGGCGGCTTTAGCATTTTGGAGTGCTTTACCACAATTTACATACACCAAATTTGTCATTGTTGTGGATAAAGATATAAATATTCGTGACCCGCGTCAAGTTGTCTGGGCAATTAGTTCTAAAGTTGACCCCACAAGGGATGTCTTTATATTACCAAATACACCCTTTGATACGTTAGATTTTGCGAGCGAAAAAATCGGTTTAGGTGGTAGAATGGGAATTGATGCAACTACCAAAATTCCCCCAGAAACCGAACATGAATGGGGCGCGCCTTTGGAATCAGATCCAGATGTCGCAGCGATGGTTGATAGGCGATGGGCTGAGTATGGTTTAGCAGATTTGCAGTTAGGGGAAGTTGACCCCAATTTGTTTGGTTACGATGTGAGGTAG
- a CDS encoding AAA family ATPase: protein MVKLTGYQIQEETYSGSRTLVYRGIREKDQKPVVIKFLRREYPNFQELVQFRNQYTIAKHLHIPGIIKTYNLENYQNGYALVMEDFGGISLQQELRRWGDGGMGTSREGLGEFLTIAVQIIAALEGLYHHRVIHKDIKPANILINPNTKQVKLIDFSIASLLKRETQSFTSPNVLEGTLAYLSPEQTGRINRGVDYRTDFYSLGVTFFELLTGQLPFTSNDPMELVHYHIAKHPPAVDSIHKDIPIVLSAIISKLMAKNAEDRYQTAHGLRHDLKRCLREWQKTGTIHTFCLAQRDICDRLIIPEKLYGREGEVQTLLTAFERVCQGAREMMLVAGFSGIGKTAVLNEIHKPIVHARGYFIKGKFDQFQRNVPFSAFVQAFRDLMGQILSESDAQLQQWRSNILSALGDNAQVIIDVIPELERIIGNQPPVPELSGIAAQNRFNLLFQKFIKLLTSKEHPLVIFLDDLQWVDSASLKLIQLLMSETESKYLLLIGAYRDNEVSSTHPLMLTLEEIRQAESIINTITLTPLNQSDLNHLIVDTLNCPTAVALPFTQLVHQKTQGNPFFTNHFLKSLYEEGLIAFNINNGYWQCDITQLKAKALTDDIVEFMALQLQKLGKSTQDVLKLAACIGNQFDLATLAIVNEKSQFETAVDLWAALQEGLVIPTSEVYKFFQDESVAIEQTSAASNYEQLTVSYRFLHDRVQQAAYCLIPECQKKFTHLKIGRLLFNNIPQEEREENIFEIVNQLNIGFDLISEATEQNELAQLNLIAGQKAKDSTAYSAAVDYLTIGINLLAINSWENQYNLTLKLYQEAAEAEYLSGDFARMEKLSEVVLHQAKTLLDKIKVYEVKIQAAVAKNELNSAVNTGLKVLKLLDVEFPEHYSQADITQGLEEIQLALVDTRVEDLLNLPSMTEPSKLAAMKIMLSIVAAAYVSVPELYIGIVLQLVILSIKNGNCRESIYGYAAYGLILCGILGDIAAGFEFAQFSLRLLDKFNAKALQAKTFVIVDGFIKHWQQHTKETLRPLMDGYASGLETGDLEFAAYCTYLYFYHSYFIGKELVLLEREMAAYSEAISQIKQKTALNWHQIYWQSVLNLLGASENTCSLIGQAYNEKIMLKLHQTTGEKTAIFYVYFNKLILSYLFGDYHQAVENAVIAQQYLDAVVGLLVVPIFHFYDSLAHLAVYPHAPISEQQSIITRVTINQEKMQKWAHHAPMNHLHKYYLVEAERHRVLGQNLAAMDYYDPAIATAKANEYLNEEALANELTAKFYLEWGKEKIAQVYLTDAYYAYARWGAKAKINDLEKRYPNLLYPILKRETIRLNSSEKNSVSLSNSLSMHNTIQTIISNTTSISDALDLATVMKASQALASAIEIDNLISILMQVIMENAGADKCALILLKGNNLMIEATGIGGATKTDTINTIRQSIAVESSQDIPITLIKYVSRTSETLVMEDVQHQNLVLSDTYILHQQPKSLLCIPIINQGKFIGILYLENNLTIGAFTNERVEVLKLLTAQAAISLENAKLYTDLSEKTARLKQANQQLEDYSYNLEIKVQERTEELKFSEAREREKANQLELTLQKLYSTQAQLIQAEKMSSLGQLVAGIAHEINNPVNFIFGNLFPANEYIKSLLDLINLYQINYPHPVPEIKEKIEDIELDFLVKDLRLILESMRVGSERIQQIVQSLRNFSRLDEATIKPVDIHSGIDSTILILQHRLKPNGQYSGIELVKNYGQLPLVNCYASGLNQVFMNLLSNAIDALQEALEKPEFKAQKHPQIMISTEVSSSHTVLIRISDNGLGMSQSVINKIFDPFFTTKPVGSGTGLGLSISYSIIVEQHKGHLTCYSTPGEGTEFIIEIPIEQPSQLLQLTSN from the coding sequence ATGGTGAAGCTGACTGGTTACCAGATACAAGAGGAAACCTACTCCGGTAGCAGAACTCTAGTGTATCGAGGGATAAGAGAAAAAGACCAAAAACCAGTAGTGATCAAATTTTTACGCCGTGAGTATCCCAATTTCCAAGAATTGGTACAGTTCCGCAATCAATACACCATTGCCAAACATCTCCACATTCCTGGGATTATTAAAACCTATAACCTAGAAAATTACCAAAACGGCTATGCCTTAGTCATGGAAGATTTTGGCGGTATCTCCCTTCAGCAAGAGTTGCGGAGGTGGGGAGATGGGGGGATGGGGACAAGTAGGGAGGGATTGGGGGAATTTCTCACGATTGCGGTGCAAATTATTGCCGCCTTGGAAGGATTATATCACCATAGGGTGATTCATAAAGATATTAAACCTGCCAATATTCTAATTAACCCGAATACCAAACAAGTTAAACTTATCGATTTTAGTATTGCGTCCTTACTGAAGAGAGAAACCCAAAGCTTTACTAGTCCTAACGTCTTGGAGGGGACTTTGGCTTACCTATCGCCAGAACAAACCGGAAGGATTAATCGAGGTGTAGACTATCGCACCGACTTTTATTCCTTGGGGGTGACTTTTTTTGAGCTTTTGACTGGACAACTTCCCTTCACCAGTAATGACCCGATGGAGTTGGTACATTACCATATTGCCAAGCATCCCCCAGCCGTAGACAGTATTCATAAAGATATACCCATAGTTTTGTCGGCTATTATCAGTAAACTGATGGCGAAAAACGCCGAAGATCGCTACCAAACTGCTCACGGACTCAGACATGACTTAAAAAGGTGCTTGCGTGAATGGCAAAAAACGGGAACAATTCATACCTTTTGTTTAGCACAACGAGATATTTGCGATCGCCTAATTATTCCCGAAAAACTCTATGGTCGGGAAGGGGAAGTACAAACCTTGTTGACAGCTTTTGAGAGGGTATGTCAAGGCGCGAGAGAAATGATGCTTGTAGCTGGGTTTTCGGGAATTGGTAAAACTGCAGTGTTGAATGAAATCCACAAACCGATTGTTCACGCTAGGGGTTATTTTATCAAAGGGAAGTTTGACCAGTTTCAGCGAAATGTTCCTTTCTCGGCTTTTGTGCAAGCTTTTCGAGATTTGATGGGGCAAATATTAAGTGAAAGCGATGCCCAACTGCAACAATGGAGAAGCAATATTCTGTCTGCATTGGGAGACAATGCACAAGTCATTATTGATGTAATTCCTGAATTAGAAAGAATCATTGGTAATCAACCACCTGTTCCTGAACTTTCAGGAATTGCTGCCCAAAATCGCTTTAATTTACTATTTCAAAAATTCATCAAACTTTTGACCAGTAAAGAGCATCCTTTGGTCATATTCTTGGATGATTTGCAATGGGTAGATTCGGCTTCTCTGAAGTTAATACAATTGCTGATGAGCGAAACAGAGAGTAAATATCTATTACTAATTGGAGCTTATCGCGATAATGAAGTTTCCAGCACACATCCCTTAATGTTGACTTTAGAGGAGATTCGTCAGGCTGAGTCCATCATAAATACTATTACCCTCACTCCGCTAAATCAATCTGACTTAAATCATCTGATTGTTGATACTTTAAATTGTCCCACTGCAGTAGCCTTACCGTTTACCCAATTAGTCCATCAAAAAACTCAGGGTAATCCTTTCTTTACCAATCATTTTCTCAAATCTCTATATGAAGAAGGTCTAATTGCCTTTAACATTAATAATGGCTATTGGCAATGCGATATCACTCAACTCAAAGCTAAAGCCTTGACAGATGATATTGTAGAATTCATGGCGCTGCAACTACAGAAATTAGGCAAATCAACTCAAGATGTATTAAAGCTAGCTGCTTGTATTGGTAATCAATTTGATTTGGCTACCTTGGCAATAGTAAATGAAAAATCTCAATTTGAGACGGCAGTAGATTTATGGGCTGCACTCCAAGAAGGATTGGTAATTCCGACGAGTGAAGTTTATAAGTTTTTTCAAGATGAATCTGTGGCGATTGAGCAGACTTCAGCAGCCAGTAATTATGAACAATTGACAGTATCCTACAGATTTTTGCATGACCGAGTGCAGCAAGCAGCCTACTGTTTAATTCCTGAATGTCAGAAAAAATTCACGCACTTAAAAATTGGCAGATTACTATTCAACAATATTCCCCAAGAGGAACGGGAAGAAAATATTTTCGAGATTGTCAATCAATTAAATATAGGATTCGACTTAATCTCAGAAGCAACAGAGCAAAATGAATTAGCACAGCTAAATTTAATCGCTGGACAGAAAGCCAAGGACTCAACAGCTTACAGTGCGGCGGTTGATTATTTAACAATCGGCATAAATCTGCTAGCAATAAATAGTTGGGAAAATCAATATAACCTCACCCTAAAATTATATCAAGAAGCAGCAGAAGCAGAATATCTCAGTGGTGATTTTGCGCGAATGGAAAAACTCTCTGAGGTAGTATTACACCAAGCAAAAACACTTTTAGATAAAATAAAAGTATATGAAGTAAAAATTCAAGCCGCCGTAGCCAAAAACGAACTAAATTCAGCCGTCAATACTGGTTTAAAAGTCCTCAAGCTGTTAGATGTAGAGTTTCCAGAACATTATTCTCAAGCAGATATTACCCAAGGGCTAGAGGAAATTCAGTTAGCTTTGGTCGATACACGAGTTGAGGATTTACTTAACTTACCTTCCATGACTGAACCAAGTAAATTAGCAGCCATGAAGATAATGTTAAGTATAGTCGCTGCAGCCTATGTCAGTGTACCTGAATTATATATAGGTATAGTGTTACAACTGGTTATTTTATCGATTAAAAATGGCAATTGTCGTGAATCTATCTATGGTTATGCTGCCTATGGATTAATTCTTTGTGGTATATTAGGAGATATTGCAGCGGGTTTTGAATTTGCTCAATTTTCTCTGAGATTACTAGATAAATTTAATGCCAAAGCGCTACAAGCTAAGACTTTTGTAATAGTTGATGGTTTTATCAAACATTGGCAACAACATACCAAGGAAACATTAAGACCATTAATGGATGGTTACGCTAGCGGATTGGAAACTGGAGATTTAGAATTTGCTGCCTATTGTACCTACCTTTATTTTTACCACTCATACTTTATAGGCAAGGAATTAGTTTTACTAGAAAGAGAAATGGCCGCCTACAGTGAAGCCATCAGTCAAATAAAACAAAAAACAGCATTAAATTGGCATCAAATATATTGGCAATCTGTTTTAAATTTGTTGGGTGCTTCTGAAAATACCTGTTCTTTAATTGGTCAAGCATACAACGAAAAAATTATGCTTAAACTGCATCAAACAACAGGAGAAAAGACAGCAATTTTCTACGTTTATTTTAATAAACTCATTCTTAGTTATCTATTTGGGGATTACCATCAAGCTGTTGAAAATGCAGTCATCGCACAACAGTATTTAGATGCGGTAGTTGGACTATTAGTTGTTCCTATATTCCATTTCTATGATTCTTTGGCACATTTAGCAGTGTATCCTCATGCTCCTATCTCTGAACAACAAAGCATCATCACTCGTGTGACTATTAATCAAGAAAAAATGCAAAAATGGGCGCATCATGCTCCTATGAATCATTTACACAAGTATTATTTGGTAGAAGCAGAACGCCATCGGGTACTTGGTCAAAATTTAGCAGCAATGGATTACTATGACCCCGCCATTGCTACAGCCAAAGCAAATGAATATCTCAACGAAGAAGCTTTAGCCAACGAACTGACAGCTAAATTTTACCTCGAATGGGGCAAAGAAAAAATTGCCCAAGTCTACCTAACTGATGCTTACTACGCCTATGCTCGCTGGGGAGCAAAAGCCAAAATTAATGACTTAGAAAAACGCTATCCGAACTTACTTTATCCAATTTTAAAACGGGAAACAATCCGCCTCAATTCTAGCGAAAAAAATTCTGTGAGTTTGAGCAACTCTCTATCAATGCATAATACCATTCAAACAATTATTTCTAATACTACAAGTATTTCAGATGCTCTAGACTTAGCAACGGTGATGAAAGCTTCCCAAGCGCTAGCTAGCGCCATAGAGATTGATAATTTAATCTCTATTTTAATGCAAGTCATTATGGAGAATGCCGGTGCAGATAAATGTGCTTTGATTTTACTCAAAGGTAATAATTTAATGATAGAAGCTACGGGTATTGGAGGAGCAACCAAAACAGATACTATCAATACCATTCGTCAATCCATAGCAGTAGAGTCAAGTCAAGATATTCCCATTACTTTAATTAAATATGTGTCTCGCACGTCAGAAACATTAGTAATGGAAGATGTTCAACATCAGAATCTTGTATTATCAGATACATATATTCTCCATCAGCAACCCAAAAGTTTATTATGTATCCCAATTATTAATCAAGGTAAATTTATTGGTATCCTCTACTTAGAAAATAATCTGACTATAGGAGCTTTTACAAATGAGCGCGTTGAGGTCTTAAAGCTACTCACGGCGCAAGCGGCTATTTCTTTAGAAAACGCCAAATTATATACCGATTTATCAGAAAAAACAGCCAGATTGAAACAAGCCAATCAACAATTAGAAGATTACTCATATAATCTGGAAATAAAAGTACAAGAACGCACAGAAGAATTAAAATTTTCCGAAGCACGAGAGCGAGAAAAGGCAAATCAGCTAGAATTGACATTGCAGAAACTTTACTCCACTCAAGCCCAACTAATTCAAGCAGAAAAAATGTCCAGTTTGGGACAGCTAGTTGCTGGTATCGCTCACGAAATTAACAATCCTGTAAATTTCATCTTTGGTAATCTTTTCCCAGCCAATGAATATATAAAGTCCTTGCTCGATTTAATTAATTTATATCAGATAAATTATCCTCACCCCGTACCAGAAATTAAAGAAAAGATAGAAGATATTGAACTAGATTTCTTGGTTAAAGACTTGCGACTAATATTAGAGTCGATGAGGGTGGGTTCTGAGCGAATCCAGCAGATTGTTCAATCTCTGCGGAATTTCTCGCGCTTGGATGAAGCCACCATTAAACCAGTGGATATCCACTCTGGTATTGATAGCACTATCTTGATTTTACAGCACAGACTGAAACCAAATGGCCAATATTCGGGAATTGAATTGGTTAAAAATTATGGTCAATTACCCTTAGTAAACTGCTATGCATCTGGGCTAAATCAGGTATTTATGAATCTGCTAAGTAATGCTATAGACGCTTTGCAAGAGGCTTTAGAAAAGCCAGAATTCAAAGCTCAAAAACATCCTCAGATTATGATTAGTACAGAGGTTAGTAGTTCTCACACAGTACTCATCCGCATTTCTGATAATGGTCTGGGGATGAGCCAGTCAGTTATCAACAAAATATTTGATCCCTTTTTTACTACTAAGCCTGTGGGTAGCGGTACAGGTTTAGGATTATCAATTAGCTACTCGATTATAGTCGAACAGCATAAAGGTCATTTAACCTGCTATTCAACACCAGGCGAAGGTACAGAGTTTATTATCGAAATTCCCATAGAACAGCCATCGCAATTGTTACAATTAACTTCAAATTAA
- the pstS gene encoding phosphate ABC transporter substrate-binding protein PstS: MIFSTTILNRVVTTSVVTAAVALGPMFGAIAQAETLNGAGATFPAPLYERYAREIKKKFPDLKINYQAIGSGGGIRQVIAGTVDFGASDAAMKDDEIAKVKNGVILVPTAGGAVSVIYNLPGVSNLKLSREVLPAIFSGKISNWNDAKIKAVNPGVNLPDQPIKFAVRADSSGTTFIFTNHLSAINGYFKGRIGANTAPKWTLPNVLRGKGNPGVAALVARTPGAIGYVEYSYAVANKLKSAEIQNKKGEFVAPSLQSANAALSTVKFPDNYRVFVGDPGQGYPIVGLTWLLINKQYATPAKADAIKKFVNWALKDGQKFNDDLNYTSIPGDVVNRVLQTVNSTVK; the protein is encoded by the coding sequence ATGATTTTTTCGACCACCATCTTGAATCGTGTAGTTACTACTTCAGTAGTAACAGCTGCTGTTGCACTAGGTCCCATGTTTGGGGCGATCGCTCAAGCTGAAACTCTCAATGGCGCAGGCGCGACTTTTCCCGCTCCGCTGTATGAACGTTATGCTCGCGAAATTAAGAAGAAATTTCCCGATTTGAAAATTAACTACCAAGCAATTGGTAGCGGTGGCGGTATTCGTCAAGTCATTGCTGGAACTGTTGACTTTGGTGCTAGTGATGCTGCAATGAAAGATGACGAAATCGCTAAAGTCAAGAATGGCGTTATTCTCGTACCCACCGCAGGTGGTGCGGTTTCTGTTATTTACAATCTTCCTGGTGTTAGCAACCTCAAATTGTCCCGTGAAGTGCTACCAGCAATTTTTTCTGGCAAAATTTCCAACTGGAACGACGCTAAAATTAAAGCTGTTAACCCAGGGGTAAATCTACCAGATCAACCAATTAAATTTGCTGTTCGCGCCGATAGTAGCGGTACAACTTTCATTTTCACCAACCATTTGAGTGCTATCAATGGTTATTTTAAGGGGAGAATTGGCGCCAACACCGCTCCCAAATGGACTCTACCAAACGTCCTCAGAGGTAAAGGTAATCCAGGCGTTGCTGCTTTAGTAGCTCGCACTCCTGGCGCTATTGGTTATGTTGAATATAGTTACGCTGTTGCAAACAAGCTGAAATCAGCAGAAATTCAAAACAAAAAAGGAGAATTTGTCGCTCCTTCTTTACAGAGTGCAAACGCAGCTTTATCAACTGTGAAATTCCCAGATAACTACCGCGTTTTTGTTGGCGATCCCGGACAAGGTTATCCTATCGTTGGTCTAACCTGGCTACTGATCAATAAGCAGTATGCTACTCCTGCCAAGGCTGATGCAATCAAGAAATTTGTTAACTGGGCGCTAAAAGATGGTCAAAAATTTAATGATGACCTCAACTACACCTCAATTCCTGGTGATGTTGTAAATCGCGTACTGCAAACAGTTAACAGCACTGTTAAGTAA
- the pstC gene encoding phosphate ABC transporter permease subunit PstC produces the protein MANSFEPADNNSSRQPHLGDENLDLTVTGGRIFWFDQGFTWLVYAFAVITVAVLVLMTWVIFHEAQPAIFHFGFGFLWGQDWDVGNQIFGALPYIYGTLVSSAVSILLAVPVGVAIALVTSENFLPPQVRNTLAFVVELIAAIPSVIIGLWGIFVFIPVLEPFQKFLASIFQWIPLFKTIDPSGTNMLTAGIILAVMILPTMAAITRDVLLVVPKELRSASMALGSTRWETIFRVLLPAGFSGIVSAAMLALGRALGETMAVTMVIGNSAQISASLLDPAYTIPSVLANEFAEAEPGLHIGALSYLGLILFALTLAVNIAAVLLVQWVGKKNK, from the coding sequence ATGGCAAATTCATTTGAACCAGCCGACAATAATTCATCACGTCAACCTCATTTGGGTGATGAAAATCTTGACTTGACAGTTACAGGCGGCAGAATTTTTTGGTTTGACCAAGGTTTTACATGGCTGGTCTATGCTTTTGCAGTGATTACCGTCGCTGTTCTAGTTTTGATGACTTGGGTGATTTTTCACGAAGCCCAACCAGCTATTTTTCACTTTGGATTTGGGTTTTTGTGGGGACAAGATTGGGATGTAGGTAATCAGATTTTTGGTGCATTACCTTACATTTATGGCACCTTGGTAAGTAGTGCTGTTTCAATTCTTTTGGCTGTACCAGTTGGCGTAGCAATTGCTTTGGTAACTAGTGAAAATTTCTTACCGCCACAGGTGCGAAATACCCTAGCATTTGTTGTGGAATTAATTGCGGCAATTCCCAGCGTTATTATTGGTTTGTGGGGCATTTTTGTCTTTATTCCAGTTCTGGAACCATTCCAAAAATTCCTCGCTAGCATATTCCAATGGATTCCACTGTTTAAGACAATAGACCCCTCTGGAACGAATATGTTGACTGCGGGAATTATTTTAGCAGTCATGATTCTCCCCACAATGGCTGCAATTACTCGTGATGTATTGCTCGTTGTACCCAAAGAATTACGCAGTGCATCTATGGCTTTGGGTAGCACCCGTTGGGAAACAATATTTCGGGTGTTGTTACCAGCAGGATTTTCTGGGATTGTCAGTGCAGCAATGTTGGCGCTAGGACGAGCTTTGGGCGAAACAATGGCTGTCACAATGGTGATTGGTAACTCTGCTCAAATTAGCGCTTCTTTGCTCGATCCAGCTTATACAATTCCTTCTGTATTAGCTAATGAATTTGCTGAAGCTGAACCAGGATTACACATTGGGGCTTTAAGCTATTTGGGTTTGATTTTGTTTGCTTTGACTCTTGCTGTAAATATCGCCGCTGTACTATTAGTGCAGTGGGTTGGTAAGAAAAATAAATAG
- the pstA gene encoding phosphate ABC transporter permease PstA: MNSEQQLQIDQALAAELRSPLPPRRLYFTYAMNAIAFIFTGVALIPLFSILWEILVRGLSGLKPEMFFTAVIDNGFGNAILGTITMVGIGSLFSLPTGIMTGIFLAEFGQSNTAKFVRFITTIITGVPSIVVGIFAYGIIVFVTKGFSAIAGGFALAVIMLPIIVLTTEEALKLIPTAQRLASAALGGTRFQTTFRVVVNAAIPGITTGVLLALARATGETAPLIFTALFSLDWSPGLTSPTASLPVLIFNLYNDPSPERSQLVWTTSIVLLGLVLFVSLVSRLFTSQRRAK, translated from the coding sequence ATGAACAGTGAACAACAGTTACAAATAGATCAGGCTCTAGCAGCAGAATTACGCAGTCCTCTCCCACCAAGAAGACTATATTTCACCTATGCAATGAATGCGATCGCCTTTATTTTCACAGGTGTAGCGCTAATTCCTTTGTTCTCAATTTTGTGGGAAATTCTCGTGCGGGGACTCTCCGGACTCAAACCGGAAATGTTTTTCACAGCAGTAATTGATAATGGGTTTGGTAATGCCATCCTCGGTACGATCACAATGGTGGGCATTGGCTCACTATTTAGTCTACCTACAGGCATAATGACGGGAATATTTTTGGCAGAATTTGGTCAAAGTAATACAGCTAAGTTTGTTCGCTTTATCACGACAATTATCACAGGCGTTCCTTCAATTGTTGTCGGGATCTTCGCCTATGGTATTATCGTTTTTGTTACCAAAGGATTTAGTGCGATCGCAGGTGGCTTTGCCTTAGCTGTCATCATGCTCCCCATTATCGTACTCACAACCGAAGAAGCCTTAAAACTCATTCCCACCGCTCAACGCCTCGCTTCCGCAGCTTTAGGCGGTACCCGTTTCCAAACCACTTTTCGTGTTGTTGTAAATGCAGCCATCCCCGGTATCACCACAGGCGTTTTATTAGCCCTCGCCCGTGCTACTGGTGAAACAGCACCACTAATTTTCACCGCTTTGTTTAGTCTTGACTGGTCTCCAGGATTGACTAGTCCCACAGCTTCCTTACCAGTCTTGATTTTTAACCTCTATAATGACCCCAGCCCAGAAAGAAGCCAATTAGTATGGACTACTTCCATAGTCCTCCTAGGCTTAGTTTTGTTTGTTAGTCTAGTCTCTCGCTTATTTACTAGCCAGAGAAGAGCTAAATAA